In Sphingobacterium sp. lm-10, one DNA window encodes the following:
- the aroA gene encoding 3-phosphoshikimate 1-carboxyvinyltransferase: MSDVKKVTLSHAIKTISGTVVLTGSKSESNRALILQALSQGSVRVSNLSEAADTVTMNEALSLAKRSSTNNERTTIDIGPAGTAMRFLTSFLSLATGSFELTGSARMQERPIKLLVDALQAIGAKISYAAHKGYPPLHIDGPLDQTETAVAIPGDISSQYISSLLLLAPALPKGLTIHIEGELTSKPYVTMTLDMLRESGIEYQWDQQTITIPAQSFGQATLYVEPDWSAASYWYAMVALAKEGSLFLPGLKKNSLQGDIAIANIMTHFGVHTTFQEDGIFIQKATLTREPVFLDLKECPDLAQTIVVIAAALRIPTTFTGLETLKIKETDRIAALQTEIGKFGCKLLEHDGIYKLVTSEYVVPDELVISTYEDHRMAMAFAPLALHFPLVTIEEPAVVNKSYPDFWQHLQEQQFTLT, encoded by the coding sequence ATGAGCGACGTCAAAAAGGTTACGTTGTCGCACGCCATCAAGACAATAAGCGGTACGGTAGTGCTCACGGGTTCCAAATCCGAGAGCAACCGAGCCCTTATCCTTCAGGCGCTTAGCCAAGGTAGCGTTCGTGTTTCCAATCTATCAGAAGCAGCCGACACGGTCACGATGAACGAAGCGCTTTCTTTGGCAAAAAGATCTTCGACAAATAATGAGCGCACTACGATCGACATCGGACCCGCTGGCACCGCGATGCGATTCCTGACTTCTTTTCTAAGCTTAGCAACAGGATCGTTTGAACTTACTGGCAGTGCGCGAATGCAGGAAAGACCCATCAAATTGCTGGTAGACGCTTTGCAGGCTATTGGTGCAAAAATCAGTTACGCTGCACACAAGGGATATCCTCCCTTGCACATCGATGGCCCACTAGATCAAACCGAAACGGCAGTGGCTATCCCAGGCGACATCAGCAGCCAGTATATATCTTCTCTATTACTTTTGGCACCGGCGCTTCCGAAAGGATTAACCATTCATATTGAAGGGGAGCTAACATCAAAGCCCTATGTGACAATGACGCTGGATATGCTGCGCGAATCTGGAATTGAATACCAATGGGATCAGCAAACAATTACTATCCCGGCACAGTCATTCGGTCAGGCAACACTCTATGTGGAGCCCGATTGGAGCGCCGCTTCCTATTGGTACGCTATGGTTGCCTTAGCGAAAGAAGGATCTCTTTTTCTTCCGGGCTTGAAGAAAAACAGCTTGCAAGGTGATATTGCTATTGCAAACATCATGACACATTTTGGCGTACATACTACTTTTCAGGAAGATGGAATTTTTATTCAGAAAGCAACGCTTACACGCGAACCTGTTTTTCTAGATTTAAAGGAATGTCCGGATCTGGCACAGACGATAGTAGTTATCGCTGCAGCCCTACGTATTCCAACAACATTTACCGGTTTGGAAACACTGAAAATCAAAGAAACGGACCGGATAGCAGCCCTACAGACCGAAATCGGAAAATTCGGTTGTAAGCTTCTTGAACATGATGGAATCTACAAATTGGTTACATCAGAATATGTTGTACCCGACGAGTTGGTGATTTCGACTTACGAAGATCACCGTATGGCAATGGCTTTTGCCCCACTTGCACTTCATTTTCCGTTAGTTACCATCGAAGAACCAGCAGTAGTAAACAAGTCATACCCAGACTTTTGGCAACATTTACAAGAGCAACAATTCACATTGACTTAG
- a CDS encoding bifunctional DNA primase/polymerase, whose amino-acid sequence MAVELANIWAEILPLVKDGVSLIAVREKEEKGRPAKTPYGFWTEYQKRRADESELWHILESHDTNAIAAVCGVISGNLECIDIDSKYYPGIDAQLLADINKFYPHLYTRLRIHRTPSGGYHIVYRISDRAPEGNQKLAGRPTTQAEQQAQRDRGAKRPSKTVNFLETRGEGGYFLYPPSMGYAVVQDMPIPIVTWEERCSLINLCRTYDEVVRIAPMPKPTQSQESYYTTNPFEDYNYRCDPLELMQSQGWSFLRENQRFIWFTRPDKTDGVSASWNKEKRVFYVFTTSTDLEATRGYNPATLLAEFTFDGDKKKAFRWLIDQGFGKVKRAVEQSIIKKAAINGTAAIPANFSSEAQEEFIQLQDQYSKQHPHGIFWEYDDKGKFVISRQAFLYVAKELGFRLYKSGAVQINGSFVMRITLIEFFKLMKEYIQEEEANVYDDICDAYEKFIQASGKFILDSRLEQFEDADCVQDSSDVCYKFYNNVAVRITASSITPIEYDKIDGFIWADKMLSRNYQKDATASDLYERYLKNATGIDDSGKVKDYVRNIIGFLCHDYNSPISLYAIILTEMVNDPRKGGGSGKNIFVNLLKNFIGVSTASGAMIKWDDKFYAVWNDASRIYFIPDIPRKINWEFIKSTIEDPYINKKYKGEYSVNIQDSPKVVFNTNYSYEDSDGGLHRRFRPIEFTDYYTVNGGVDVVHGKLFPDGFDSAEWKGFDDFVLGSIKYHLSQGCKIERIDLSDNGWEKKFTIQYGEKTLEFISDNISTWLASEYVEVSNFQKSYDDYVATELKEKYKLSQRTLNSAVREFCERHEITFDQSVVKKITHTTKRVHVFKGEFKCVIETSGEEYPF is encoded by the coding sequence ATGGCTGTAGAGTTGGCAAATATTTGGGCTGAGATATTGCCATTAGTTAAAGATGGCGTTTCTCTGATTGCTGTAAGGGAGAAGGAAGAAAAGGGAAGGCCAGCAAAAACACCTTACGGATTCTGGACTGAGTACCAAAAGCGGCGCGCGGATGAATCCGAGTTGTGGCACATTTTGGAGAGCCATGACACTAATGCGATAGCTGCGGTTTGTGGTGTGATTTCAGGTAACTTAGAATGCATAGACATTGATAGTAAATACTATCCAGGGATCGATGCACAGTTGCTTGCAGATATCAACAAGTTCTATCCTCATTTGTATACCAGACTTAGGATCCACCGCACCCCTAGTGGCGGATATCATATCGTGTATCGTATCAGCGACCGAGCACCGGAAGGAAATCAAAAGTTAGCTGGCAGGCCAACGACTCAGGCGGAACAACAAGCGCAGCGAGATCGTGGAGCAAAGCGGCCTAGCAAGACAGTAAACTTCTTAGAAACTCGCGGAGAAGGTGGATACTTTCTATATCCTCCATCGATGGGTTACGCTGTGGTGCAGGACATGCCGATACCGATAGTAACTTGGGAGGAGCGATGTAGTCTAATAAACTTATGCCGCACGTATGATGAGGTTGTTCGTATTGCGCCAATGCCAAAGCCGACACAATCGCAAGAATCCTACTATACAACTAATCCATTTGAGGACTATAATTATAGGTGCGATCCACTTGAATTGATGCAGTCCCAGGGCTGGTCTTTTCTGCGAGAAAACCAACGATTCATTTGGTTTACCCGCCCGGATAAAACCGACGGGGTGTCGGCCAGCTGGAATAAAGAAAAACGAGTTTTCTATGTGTTCACTACCTCAACTGATCTGGAAGCAACGCGCGGCTATAACCCTGCAACATTGCTAGCGGAGTTCACCTTTGATGGCGACAAGAAGAAAGCATTTCGTTGGCTAATAGATCAGGGTTTTGGAAAGGTAAAACGTGCCGTAGAGCAGTCAATTATCAAGAAGGCAGCTATCAATGGTACAGCAGCCATACCCGCTAATTTTTCTTCAGAAGCGCAGGAAGAATTTATACAGCTTCAAGATCAATATAGCAAACAACATCCGCATGGTATATTTTGGGAGTATGATGATAAAGGTAAGTTTGTCATCAGTAGACAAGCCTTTTTGTATGTAGCGAAGGAGCTGGGGTTTCGGTTATATAAATCCGGGGCGGTTCAAATCAACGGAAGTTTTGTGATGCGCATTACTTTGATAGAATTCTTCAAGCTAATGAAAGAATATATTCAAGAAGAGGAGGCGAATGTATATGATGACATCTGTGATGCCTACGAAAAGTTTATTCAGGCCTCTGGCAAGTTTATCTTGGATTCACGACTTGAACAGTTTGAGGATGCAGATTGTGTACAGGATTCGAGCGATGTATGCTATAAGTTCTACAATAACGTTGCGGTAAGAATCACGGCAAGCTCCATTACTCCAATTGAGTACGATAAGATCGACGGATTTATTTGGGCAGATAAGATGCTCTCACGGAACTACCAAAAGGACGCTACCGCAAGCGACCTATACGAGCGATACCTAAAAAATGCAACCGGCATTGACGATAGTGGCAAAGTCAAAGACTACGTACGTAATATCATTGGATTTCTATGTCATGATTACAATTCACCTATAAGCCTTTATGCGATTATTCTTACTGAGATGGTTAACGATCCTAGAAAGGGTGGAGGTAGCGGTAAAAACATCTTTGTCAACCTACTTAAGAATTTCATTGGTGTAAGTACAGCTTCTGGAGCAATGATCAAGTGGGATGATAAGTTTTATGCCGTATGGAACGACGCTTCAAGGATTTACTTCATCCCGGACATTCCACGGAAGATCAATTGGGAATTTATAAAAAGTACCATCGAGGATCCTTACATCAATAAGAAATACAAAGGGGAGTATTCTGTAAATATCCAGGATTCGCCCAAAGTAGTTTTTAACACAAACTATTCATACGAAGATAGTGATGGTGGTTTGCACAGAAGATTTCGGCCAATAGAATTTACAGACTACTACACCGTCAATGGCGGAGTAGATGTAGTGCATGGGAAACTATTCCCTGACGGTTTCGACAGTGCGGAATGGAAGGGTTTCGATGACTTTGTGCTTGGCAGCATAAAATACCACCTAAGCCAAGGATGCAAAATAGAGAGGATTGATTTATCAGATAATGGCTGGGAAAAGAAATTTACTATTCAGTACGGCGAAAAGACTCTGGAATTCATCAGCGATAATATTTCTACCTGGCTAGCATCAGAATACGTTGAGGTGTCCAACTTCCAGAAATCTTACGATGACTACGTGGCAACGGAATTGAAAGAGAAATATAAGTTAAGCCAAAGGACGTTGAATAGTGCAGTTCGCGAGTTTTGTGAGCGGCATGAGATAACTTTTGATCAGTCGGTCGTTAAAAAAATAACTCATACCACTAAAAGGGTGCACGTCTTCAAGGGAGAATTTAAATGCGTGATTGAAACATCTGGGGAAGAATACCCATTTTAG
- a CDS encoding helix-turn-helix transcriptional regulator, translated as MSTDFTEVGKLIASFRHDQGWTAEELKSKLGISTVTLSRIENGKQGPNAGVIKKLSELGMDVADLTYASRFHSKEQSLSYRLAEVENKLALVEQQLSKVMKALDQKS; from the coding sequence ATGAGCACAGATTTTACAGAAGTAGGAAAGCTTATTGCCAGCTTTCGGCATGACCAAGGTTGGACTGCTGAGGAACTAAAGTCCAAATTAGGTATATCAACAGTAACACTTTCCAGAATCGAAAATGGTAAACAAGGACCAAACGCCGGAGTAATTAAAAAGCTTTCGGAGTTAGGTATGGATGTAGCGGATCTAACATACGCTTCACGGTTCCATAGTAAAGAGCAATCTCTATCATACCGTTTAGCCGAAGTTGAAAATAAGTTAGCCTTGGTAGAGCAACAACTATCGAAGGTTATGAAGGCTCTTGATCAGAAGTCTTGA
- the aroC gene encoding chorismate synthase: MAGNSFGDLFRITTYGESHGKAIGVIIDGCPSQIDIDEEFIQAELDKRKPGQSKITTQRKESDVAQLLSGVFEGKSTGTPIAIHIPNEDQRSKDYSHIKDKFRPSHADYTYQVKYGIRDYRGGGRSSARETAARVAAGAVAKLFLQQHGIQIFAHVSGVGKLESPNLDVTDLTALVHLRESNIVRCADPATAAEMIEFIDQIRKNGDTVGGRISTVIRGLPVGLGEPVFDKLHADLGKAMMSINAVHGFEYGSGFAGSEMLGSEHNDIFVAEEGKQARTTTNFSGGIQGGISNGMDVTFRTAFKPVATIMRDQATIDESGSETTISGKGRHDPCVVPRAVIIVEAMAALVIADHLLKHQSNAR, from the coding sequence ATGGCAGGAAATTCTTTTGGCGATCTATTCCGTATAACCACCTACGGTGAGTCTCACGGAAAAGCTATTGGTGTTATCATAGACGGCTGTCCGTCACAGATTGATATAGATGAAGAATTCATTCAGGCGGAGCTGGACAAACGAAAACCTGGGCAGTCCAAGATTACCACGCAACGAAAGGAAAGTGACGTAGCACAGCTCTTGTCGGGTGTATTTGAGGGAAAATCTACAGGAACTCCAATTGCTATTCACATCCCCAATGAAGATCAACGATCGAAAGACTATTCTCATATCAAGGATAAGTTTCGCCCCTCGCATGCCGACTACACCTATCAGGTTAAGTATGGTATCCGCGATTACCGGGGTGGCGGCCGATCATCTGCGCGCGAAACCGCAGCGAGGGTAGCCGCTGGTGCGGTTGCCAAGCTCTTTCTGCAGCAACATGGTATTCAGATCTTTGCTCATGTATCGGGAGTCGGTAAGCTAGAATCACCAAATCTAGATGTAACGGATCTAACGGCATTAGTGCACCTCCGTGAAAGTAATATAGTACGCTGTGCTGATCCGGCTACGGCAGCTGAAATGATCGAATTCATCGATCAAATCCGAAAAAATGGCGATACCGTCGGCGGCAGAATATCAACGGTAATCCGCGGACTACCGGTTGGCTTGGGCGAGCCCGTCTTCGACAAACTGCATGCGGATCTCGGTAAAGCGATGATGAGTATCAATGCAGTACATGGCTTCGAATACGGCTCGGGATTTGCCGGATCAGAAATGTTAGGCTCTGAACACAATGATATTTTTGTTGCCGAAGAAGGCAAGCAGGCGCGTACTACGACGAATTTCTCGGGAGGCATACAAGGTGGTATCTCGAATGGGATGGATGTCACTTTCCGTACCGCCTTTAAACCGGTTGCCACCATTATGCGTGATCAGGCTACTATAGACGAAAGCGGTAGCGAAACAACCATATCCGGCAAAGGCCGACATGATCCTTGCGTAGTACCACGTGCGGTGATTATTGTTGAAGCGATGGCTGCCTTAGTGATTGCCGATCATTTATTAAAACACCAATCTAATGCGCGATAA
- a CDS encoding DEAD/DEAH box helicase family protein, which produces MHDTYMEGGTGMKVTTPIKLRPYQQTFVNKLAVALRDHRRAIACAPTGSGKTKMFIEVARKATANGRAVVIISETAKIYDQIINEAGGHEIAKGVKHVTIRGGELYIAMAQTLTRRPLILHQLSALEFPPLIIVDEAHIGTPSNIIRQLIEVSNPYILGFTATPDGRVAKHLAELYNTCVVCCQVDELIQQSFLCSYQHLARTKADTDILELRNGEYTEQSQAAAFSTAAVYDGIFDDLRTTPFTKCMIFVASIKHAKDMNHRLQAEGFASVEYHSQLENGAYQLAKFTQLGEADICVSVASLTKGFDCPTVDLVILNRATTSLPLYLQMIGRGSRPVWNATGQLIKSKFRVLDYGGNWERHGLYFEDRDWENMWEVKKRSKKGEGVAPVALCPECESIIPTTQRICQFCGHERPLTAKELEQGELVEVTRHYTDLVGRRVSELSPNELAVYAKMKKKQPFAARVARAKDQERQGFLEAFTAAMGYKSSWVDHQRKMIGVSKIEFVDITLV; this is translated from the coding sequence TTGCACGATACCTACATGGAAGGGGGTACCGGCATGAAAGTGACTACACCAATCAAACTCCGTCCATACCAACAAACATTCGTAAACAAACTCGCTGTTGCGTTGCGTGATCACCGCAGGGCAATTGCATGTGCGCCAACTGGATCCGGAAAGACTAAAATGTTTATTGAAGTGGCACGCAAAGCAACTGCCAATGGCCGGGCCGTAGTGATCATCAGCGAAACGGCAAAGATTTACGATCAAATCATTAATGAGGCTGGCGGCCATGAAATTGCCAAAGGAGTAAAGCATGTGACGATCCGCGGTGGTGAGCTCTATATTGCTATGGCGCAAACTCTCACGCGCAGGCCGCTCATCCTACATCAACTTTCTGCACTTGAATTTCCTCCGCTGATCATTGTGGACGAGGCTCATATCGGTACACCATCAAATATCATCCGACAGTTGATCGAGGTGAGTAATCCATATATCTTGGGTTTTACTGCCACTCCAGATGGCCGCGTGGCTAAGCATCTGGCCGAACTGTATAATACTTGCGTAGTTTGCTGTCAAGTCGATGAATTAATCCAGCAAAGTTTTCTTTGCTCGTATCAGCACCTAGCCAGGACAAAAGCAGATACGGATATTTTGGAATTGCGCAATGGTGAGTATACTGAGCAATCACAGGCCGCTGCTTTCTCAACTGCTGCTGTCTATGATGGTATTTTCGATGACCTACGCACCACTCCATTCACTAAGTGCATGATCTTCGTTGCCTCAATTAAGCACGCAAAAGATATGAACCATCGATTGCAGGCAGAAGGCTTTGCATCAGTTGAATATCATAGTCAGCTGGAAAATGGCGCGTATCAGCTTGCGAAATTCACGCAACTAGGCGAAGCCGATATATGTGTATCAGTTGCTAGTTTGACTAAAGGCTTCGACTGCCCAACTGTGGATTTAGTGATCCTAAATCGAGCCACTACCTCATTGCCGCTTTATTTGCAAATGATTGGACGCGGATCACGCCCAGTATGGAATGCAACCGGCCAGCTAATCAAGTCAAAATTCCGAGTTCTGGATTATGGTGGTAACTGGGAGCGACATGGTTTATATTTCGAAGATCGTGATTGGGAGAATATGTGGGAAGTGAAAAAGCGTAGCAAGAAAGGCGAAGGCGTTGCACCGGTTGCCCTGTGTCCAGAGTGTGAATCGATCATCCCAACTACGCAGCGCATTTGCCAGTTCTGCGGACACGAACGTCCACTTACAGCAAAAGAATTGGAGCAAGGTGAGCTAGTCGAGGTTACTCGGCATTATACGGACTTAGTAGGACGTAGAGTAAGTGAGCTTTCGCCCAATGAGCTTGCCGTGTATGCAAAAATGAAAAAGAAGCAGCCTTTTGCCGCGCGTGTAGCTCGGGCTAAAGATCAAGAGCGTCAGGGCTTCCTTGAAGCGTTCACCGCTGCTATGGGCTACAAGTCCAGTTGGGTAGACCATCAGCGGAAGATGATCGGGGTAAGTAAAATTGAATTCGTAGATATTACATTAGTTTAG
- a CDS encoding prephenate dehydratase, which translates to METEKLKIAIQGVKGSFHEEAAYKYFGNDIETLECESFKRTCELLKQDKADFVVMAIENSIAGSILPNYNLLRDYRFHILGEVHLHIQQHLLALPGTKLADIKFVESHPIAIRQCDEFLSEHPEWIVKEGMDTAACAQSIVSEKLTTTAAIAGEAAAKIYGLDIIERRIETNKKNATRFLILSNEVVEQKNANKASLSFQTGNAVGSLAIILQCFAEQNVNLSKIQSMPVVGKRNEYDFYVDVEWKKQSDYDAAIRKVLKHSVNFNIMGEYVKNERV; encoded by the coding sequence ATGGAGACTGAGAAATTAAAGATTGCAATACAGGGAGTCAAGGGCTCTTTTCACGAAGAAGCAGCTTACAAGTACTTTGGCAATGACATCGAAACACTAGAGTGTGAATCCTTCAAAAGAACCTGCGAATTGCTGAAACAAGACAAGGCAGATTTCGTAGTGATGGCGATCGAAAATTCTATTGCCGGAAGCATATTGCCAAACTATAATCTCTTGCGAGATTATCGGTTTCATATTTTAGGAGAGGTACATTTACATATCCAGCAGCATCTGTTGGCTTTGCCAGGCACAAAATTGGCCGACATCAAATTTGTGGAATCACACCCGATTGCCATTCGCCAGTGTGACGAATTTTTAAGTGAGCATCCAGAATGGATCGTAAAAGAGGGTATGGATACGGCGGCCTGTGCACAAAGCATTGTGTCTGAAAAATTGACCACCACAGCAGCGATAGCTGGAGAAGCTGCAGCGAAGATTTATGGTTTGGATATTATAGAACGTCGCATAGAAACTAATAAAAAGAATGCTACTCGCTTCCTTATTCTTTCAAACGAAGTGGTGGAACAAAAGAATGCCAATAAAGCTTCTCTCTCCTTCCAGACCGGAAATGCGGTAGGCTCGTTAGCCATCATACTACAATGCTTTGCTGAGCAAAATGTAAATCTAAGCAAAATTCAGTCGATGCCAGTAGTGGGCAAGAGAAACGAATACGACTTCTATGTCGATGTGGAATGGAAAAAACAATCGGATTATGACGCTGCTATCCGCAAAGTATTAAAGCATTCTGTGAATTTCAATATCATGGGTGAGTACGTTAAAAACGAGCGCGTTTAA
- a CDS encoding chorismate mutase, with protein sequence MKHSLDILPLSSWIDTGDKPLVIAGPCSAETEEQVVSTAHLLANTGKVHVLRAGIWKPRTRPGEFEGIGSIGLEWLKRAKEETGLPTATEVATAKHVEEALAAGVDVLWIGARSTANPFTVQEIADALKGVDVPVIVKNPVNPDLSLWIGALERVNRAGIKKLAAIHRGFSSFEKTAFRNEPMWDIAIQLKTIAPELPIINDPSHICGNRELLPYISQKALDMDMQGLIIESHIDPSVAWTDAKQQLTPAALSDMLSNIAVRQAESNNPAFEDKLSELRQNIDKLDNDIIKMIGDRMKIAEQIGEYKRDNNVTILQVNRWDEIVQKRVQLAKALNIGEEFAVKYLELLHNESIRKQNEVMNSKTIAEA encoded by the coding sequence ATGAAACATTCATTAGACATCTTACCGTTAAGTTCATGGATCGATACGGGCGACAAGCCTTTGGTAATTGCTGGACCATGTAGTGCTGAAACTGAAGAGCAGGTAGTATCAACAGCGCATCTATTGGCCAATACGGGCAAAGTGCATGTATTGCGTGCCGGCATCTGGAAACCGCGCACCCGTCCAGGAGAATTTGAAGGAATCGGAAGTATTGGTTTGGAGTGGCTAAAAAGAGCTAAAGAAGAGACTGGATTGCCTACAGCAACGGAAGTAGCTACGGCGAAGCACGTAGAGGAAGCATTGGCTGCAGGTGTAGATGTACTATGGATCGGCGCGCGCTCAACGGCAAACCCATTCACCGTGCAGGAAATTGCGGATGCATTGAAAGGTGTAGATGTACCTGTTATTGTAAAAAACCCAGTTAACCCAGATTTATCACTATGGATTGGTGCACTGGAACGCGTAAACCGCGCAGGAATTAAAAAGCTAGCGGCTATTCACCGCGGTTTCTCTTCTTTCGAAAAGACAGCATTCCGCAACGAACCAATGTGGGATATCGCCATCCAGTTAAAAACTATCGCCCCAGAGTTACCGATCATCAATGACCCAAGCCACATTTGTGGAAACCGCGAATTGCTGCCGTACATCTCTCAAAAAGCGTTGGATATGGATATGCAAGGATTGATTATTGAGTCTCACATTGACCCATCCGTGGCATGGACAGATGCAAAACAACAATTGACGCCTGCAGCACTTTCGGATATGTTGAGCAATATCGCGGTACGCCAAGCAGAGTCTAATAATCCTGCGTTCGAAGATAAGCTGTCTGAGTTACGTCAGAACATCGACAAACTGGATAACGACATTATCAAAATGATCGGTGACCGCATGAAAATTGCAGAGCAAATCGGAGAGTACAAACGCGATAATAATGTCACTATCTTACAAGTAAACCGTTGGGATGAGATTGTACAAAAACGTGTACAGCTTGCTAAAGCGCTGAATATTGGGGAAGAATTTGCTGTGAAGTACCTAGAGTTATTGCACAATGAGTCTATCCGCAAGCAAAATGAAGTGATGAATAGCAAAACTATTGCAGAGGCATAA
- a CDS encoding EamA/RhaT family transporter, whose amino-acid sequence MHFVLISVLCSVSVAVLLKYARRKGLDTWQMIVWNYPVAVCLTYFIFQPDFSAIPMLSLPWHLYIPVAVLLPALFMVLSHSLRYAGLVQTEVAQRLSLVLSLIAAAWLFHEVFSAVRIAGIIIGLMAVACLIGWRRSQQQVNQSRYILFPLVVFVGYGAIDILFKMVALQPVIPYTTSMFLMFSGAMLLALGYLAYQLSRKKLVLSGKAMGWGFALGFLNFGNILFYMKAHQALSDSPSVVFTGMNIGVIGLGALLGVWLFKEKLSTMNIIGIALAVVSVLMIAYL is encoded by the coding sequence ATGCATTTTGTACTTATTAGCGTTTTATGTTCGGTATCTGTTGCCGTACTATTAAAATACGCACGGCGGAAAGGTTTGGATACCTGGCAAATGATTGTCTGGAATTATCCGGTAGCGGTGTGCCTAACTTATTTTATTTTTCAGCCTGATTTTTCGGCGATACCGATGCTTTCATTGCCTTGGCATCTCTATATTCCTGTTGCGGTCTTGCTACCAGCATTGTTTATGGTCTTATCACATTCTCTACGTTATGCCGGTTTAGTACAAACGGAGGTAGCGCAACGGCTGTCGCTAGTCTTATCTTTAATTGCAGCGGCGTGGCTTTTCCATGAAGTATTTAGCGCTGTTCGTATTGCAGGTATCATCATCGGGCTTATGGCGGTTGCTTGCCTAATTGGTTGGCGTAGAAGCCAACAGCAGGTTAACCAATCTCGTTATATACTTTTTCCTTTAGTGGTATTCGTTGGATATGGTGCAATCGACATTCTATTCAAAATGGTCGCCTTGCAGCCTGTTATCCCATATACGACCTCTATGTTTTTGATGTTTTCGGGCGCCATGTTACTCGCTTTAGGCTATCTGGCGTACCAACTATCACGGAAGAAACTCGTGCTTTCTGGAAAAGCGATGGGCTGGGGTTTTGCTTTGGGATTTCTAAATTTTGGCAATATATTGTTTTATATGAAAGCACATCAAGCACTGTCGGATAGTCCATCTGTAGTTTTCACAGGCATGAATATCGGTGTGATCGGACTAGGGGCGCTGCTAGGTGTTTGGCTTTTTAAGGAAAAGCTCTCGACCATGAATATAATTGGTATTGCACTTGCTGTTGTCTCCGTGTTAATGATTGCTTATCTATAG
- a CDS encoding site-specific integrase → MATVRAVVLKHHKKKDGTWNVKLAINLHSSTTYIETHAFVDKTYLDRAGKLKQSYIERYFASRLSQYRDLITGLGTRVNYMTSSDLKDYLVRSSRETHSAIEIFSELQKEYDYCLEKGQSTKSKFVKSVLTHLKSFTNRESLTAIHINSTFVKDFESYLMKLKLSNGKPLAVNTINGYMSQFKAFYKKLRDEKNDASINHFPVPVNPFENYKKMNAEVTLKRNLSLPNIAAIMKYNPETQYEVLAKDMFIISFMMCGMNTKDMHTYLNNPIVGNSLEYRRVKVMRQRKDGAVINVLIPDQLKPLIEKYGGQIQKRHNTVHSLNTILYYGWKSISEKIGFKCTMYYARHTFANIARQVCKFSKEEVSIALNHKTGADITDVYIDPDWSVVHKVQLGVIKAVEDYIKTSDQEPS, encoded by the coding sequence ATGGCGACGGTAAGAGCTGTAGTTTTAAAGCATCATAAGAAGAAGGACGGAACGTGGAATGTGAAATTAGCTATCAACCTACATTCATCCACAACATATATTGAAACTCATGCTTTTGTCGATAAAACGTATCTAGATCGCGCTGGAAAATTGAAACAATCTTATATAGAAAGGTATTTCGCTTCCAGGTTATCTCAATATAGAGATTTGATTACTGGATTAGGTACCAGAGTGAATTACATGACTTCTTCAGATTTGAAAGATTATTTAGTTCGCTCATCTCGCGAAACACATAGTGCGATTGAAATATTTTCGGAGCTTCAGAAAGAATATGACTATTGCCTTGAAAAAGGACAATCAACTAAATCGAAGTTTGTAAAATCTGTCCTTACACATTTAAAGTCTTTTACCAATCGAGAATCTCTTACTGCAATCCATATCAATTCAACCTTTGTTAAGGATTTCGAATCCTACTTAATGAAGTTGAAATTGTCTAATGGAAAGCCTTTGGCCGTTAATACCATCAATGGATATATGTCCCAGTTCAAAGCTTTCTACAAGAAGCTTAGAGATGAAAAAAATGATGCATCTATAAATCATTTTCCTGTGCCTGTCAATCCCTTTGAAAATTACAAGAAAATGAATGCGGAGGTTACTTTAAAACGAAATCTAAGTTTGCCTAATATCGCCGCAATAATGAAATACAATCCCGAAACCCAATATGAAGTGTTAGCGAAAGATATGTTTATAATCTCCTTTATGATGTGCGGAATGAATACAAAGGATATGCATACCTATTTGAACAATCCTATCGTGGGCAATAGCTTAGAATATCGACGTGTGAAAGTTATGCGTCAAAGAAAAGATGGCGCGGTAATAAATGTTTTAATCCCTGATCAGTTGAAGCCGCTTATTGAGAAATATGGTGGTCAGATCCAAAAAAGACATAATACAGTTCACTCATTGAATACTATCCTTTACTATGGCTGGAAGTCAATCTCGGAAAAGATAGGTTTTAAATGCACTATGTATTATGCTAGACACACTTTTGCTAATATCGCGCGTCAGGTTTGCAAATTTAGTAAAGAGGAAGTATCTATTGCTTTAAATCATAAGACCGGTGCCGATATCACCGATGTATACATTGATCCTGATTGGTCGGTAGTGCACAAGGTGCAATTGGGAGTAATTAAAGCAGTTGAGGATTATATCAAGACTTCTGATCAAGAGCCTTCATAA